The Magnetococcales bacterium region CCTCTTCCCAGGTGGCGGCACGGAATTTACCTTCCCCCCGTTTGCTCCCTTCGACGCGGATCAGGGGTGTCTTGATCCGATCCACATCATAAACCTGCCGTACCCCCGCCTGTCCGCGGGCGCACATCTTGCCGCGGTTCAAGGTCGAATTGGGATTGCCGTCGAGTTTCGTGATCCGGCGCTCCTTTCCGGTCCCCATCACCGTGGCCTTGATGTTGCAGAGCGAGGAGCAGAAATTGCATATGCTGTATACGCTCTCCTCGTGTTCCGCTTCATCCACCTTTGCTTTTGCCTCTTCCACCAGATGGAAGGGTTTGAGCAAACCCAACCCGGCCAGACCACCGGTTGCCCACATGAATCCACGTCTGGTCAATTTCGGATAATGCCATGCCATTCCCAGTTCTCCCCTGCTTGTTCACCCAAGAGATCGGTCTACTGGCTTTCTTAAAGTCAATCTTTGTGCCAAACATTCGGCCCGAAGCGTGCGCCCTGGAAAAAAAACATGTAAAAATTTGTAAAAATTAATTATTTATTGAATCTCCCAATCGGACCCGTGTTGGTTTTTCCGGGGTGATTTTCAGGCAGGGTGCGCTCACGACTGCCTTGGATGGCAGAGCCGCCTATGCCAAACTGACAACGATGACAGACGCATCCGACCCACGCCGGTCCCCAACCCTTAAACTGACCACCGAGGTATCCCATGTCTGCCGCGGCGCATCATGAACCGATGGTTTTTCTTCCGGTTCTGGACCTGTTGAACAGCTATTCCGAACCCGCCATCCTTCTCGACAGCCATTATTTCATCCATGGATGCAACCGGGCCTACGCCCAGGAATATGGCGAGGTCGATGTGCGGCAGGGACGAAAATGCCATGAAGTTTCCCATTCCTTTGGCAAACCCTGCGATCAGGAGGGGGAATCGTGTCCCATGCTCAACTGTCGCGAGTCGGGGCGGGCCGACAGGATGATGCATGTCCATGTCACCGCGAGGGGACGCGAATATGTCGAAGTGGAGATGCGACCGATCGCGGCGCCCGAGGGACCGCCCGAATATTTTCTGGAAATACTCAAACCCAGCCATATTGCCCAGGCGGTGGCCTCACCGGTGGGTTTGGTTGGCAGGTCGGAACCATTCAATCAGATGCTCGACCTGATCCGCCGTGTTTCGCCGAGTCGGGTTTCGGTGTTTTTGTCGGGGGCCTCGGGAACGGGCAAGGAAGTGGTGGCGCGGGCCATTCATGATGCGAGCGATCGCAGTGACAAACCGTTCGTCCCGGTGGAATGTTCCGGATTGACCGAATCCTTGTTCGAAAGTGAACTGTTTGGCCACGAGAAGGGGGCTTTTACCGGGGCCTACTCGAAGAAAAGGGGATTGGTCGAGGCGGCCCATGGTGGCACCTTGTTTCTCGACGAAATCGGCGATGTCCCGATGCCGTTGCAGGTCAAGCTGTTGCGGCTTCTTGAGACCAAGACCTACCGCAAGGTAGGGAGCGTCGATACCCGCCATGCCGATTTTCGCCTGATTTCCGCCACCAACCAGGATTTGCAGGCCATGGTGGAGGCCGGAACCTTTCGTCTGGACCTGTACTATCGCATCTCCGTCTTTCCCATTCACATTCCCTCGCTGAGCGAGCGCCGCAAGGACATTCCGCTCCTGGTGGAAACCCTTCTCCAGCGCATGGAGGGATTGCGCAGCCATGGCATCACCGACCTTGCCCTCAAAGCCCTGGAACACTATTCCTTTCCTGGCAACATTCGCGAACTCCTCAATTTTCTTGAACGGGCCTCCCTCCTGGCGGAAGAAGGCCCCATCGACCTGAAACATCTGCCCCCGGCGTGCCAGGAGGTCCTCCCTGCCGAAGAGTC contains the following coding sequences:
- a CDS encoding sigma 54-interacting transcriptional regulator, encoding MVFLPVLDLLNSYSEPAILLDSHYFIHGCNRAYAQEYGEVDVRQGRKCHEVSHSFGKPCDQEGESCPMLNCRESGRADRMMHVHVTARGREYVEVEMRPIAAPEGPPEYFLEILKPSHIAQAVASPVGLVGRSEPFNQMLDLIRRVSPSRVSVFLSGASGTGKEVVARAIHDASDRSDKPFVPVECSGLTESLFESELFGHEKGAFTGAYSKKRGLVEAAHGGTLFLDEIGDVPMPLQVKLLRLLETKTYRKVGSVDTRHADFRLISATNQDLQAMVEAGTFRLDLYYRISVFPIHIPSLSERRKDIPLLVETLLQRMEGLRSHGITDLALKALEHYSFPGNIRELLNFLERASLLAEEGPIDLKHLPPACQEVLPAEESGSAGETVLSLKEVEQRYIQQLLESSQEDRRSLARKLGISERTLYRKMFSKAEDDQD